A window of the Verminephrobacter eiseniae EF01-2 genome harbors these coding sequences:
- the map gene encoding type I methionyl aminopeptidase has product MSITIKSAQDIAGMRLACRLASEVLDSIAAHIQPGITTRDIDRIGAECMARQGTVSATVGYQPPGYPPYPASLCTSVNHVVCHGIPNDKPLKKGDIVNVDVTVITPEGWYGDSSRMYLIGEASIAARRLCALTYDAMWHGIVQVRPGAHLGDVGHAIQQFAESQGCSVVREFCGHGIGRKFHEEPQVLHYGRPGTLAELRPGMVFTIEPMINAGRREVKEFGNDGWTIVTKDHSLSAQWEHTVLVTPTGYEVLTLSAGSPPLPNFVAATAT; this is encoded by the coding sequence ATGAGCATCACCATCAAAAGCGCACAGGACATTGCCGGCATGCGCCTGGCGTGTCGCCTGGCTTCCGAAGTGCTGGACTCGATTGCTGCGCATATACAGCCGGGCATCACCACCCGCGACATCGACCGGATCGGGGCCGAGTGCATGGCCCGGCAGGGCACGGTATCGGCCACCGTCGGCTACCAGCCGCCCGGCTATCCGCCCTACCCGGCGTCGCTGTGCACCTCGGTCAACCATGTGGTCTGCCATGGCATCCCGAACGACAAGCCGCTGAAAAAGGGCGACATCGTCAATGTCGACGTGACCGTCATCACCCCCGAGGGCTGGTATGGCGACAGCAGCCGCATGTACCTGATCGGCGAGGCCTCGATCGCCGCCCGGCGCCTGTGCGCCCTCACCTACGACGCGATGTGGCACGGCATCGTGCAGGTGCGGCCCGGCGCCCATCTGGGCGATGTGGGGCATGCGATACAGCAGTTCGCCGAAAGCCAGGGCTGCTCCGTCGTGCGCGAGTTCTGCGGCCACGGCATCGGCAGAAAGTTCCATGAAGAGCCTCAGGTGCTGCACTACGGCCGCCCCGGCACGCTGGCCGAGCTCAGGCCCGGCATGGTCTTCACCATCGAGCCCATGATCAACGCCGGGCGCCGCGAGGTCAAAGAATTCGGCAACGACGGCTGGACCATCGTGACCAAAGACCACAGCCTGTCGGCACAGTGGGAGCACACCGTGCTGGTCACGCCCACCGGGTATGAGGTGTTGACCCTGTCGGCAGGCTCGCCGCCATTGCCGAACTTCGTCGCGGCCACTGCGACCTGA